A genomic window from Streptomyces sp. MST-110588 includes:
- a CDS encoding citrate synthase/methylcitrate synthase has translation MPIAEASAPIDVPRGLAGVVVTETRLGDVRGREGFYHYRQYSAVELAGSRTFEDVWHLMFEGFLPDADQRAAFTARTTALRHLPEAVRDALPGIARACALSGPLAGLRTALSLLGASVGFRPLYDIDAGRRREDALTAAAAVPTLLTALHRIAQGLDPVEPREDLPYAANYLYMLTGQEPDPARVRAIERYLISTIDHGFNASTFTARVITSTGADLAACLAGAVGALSGPLHGGAPSRALDTLDAIGTPDRIDDWIRERVLAGERIMGFGHPVYRTEDPRSRMLREIAQDFGGPLVDFAVQVEERVEAILAELKPGRELHTNVEFYAGVVMELCGLPREMFTPTFCAARVVGWSANILEQAEDSKIIRPAARYVGPPPPQPVPAPELRTAARAGEGGGPAGE, from the coding sequence ATGCCGATCGCCGAGGCGAGTGCGCCGATCGACGTGCCACGGGGGCTCGCGGGGGTCGTCGTCACCGAGACCCGGTTGGGTGACGTACGAGGCCGGGAGGGCTTTTACCACTACCGCCAGTACTCCGCCGTGGAGCTGGCCGGCAGCCGTACGTTCGAGGACGTCTGGCATCTGATGTTCGAGGGTTTCCTGCCGGACGCGGACCAGCGAGCGGCTTTCACGGCGCGGACCACCGCCCTGCGGCATCTGCCCGAGGCCGTACGGGACGCCCTCCCCGGCATCGCCCGGGCCTGCGCCCTGTCCGGTCCGCTCGCCGGACTGCGGACCGCGCTCTCCCTGCTCGGTGCCTCCGTCGGCTTCCGGCCGCTGTACGACATCGACGCCGGCCGGCGCCGGGAGGACGCCCTGACGGCAGCCGCCGCCGTACCCACCCTGCTCACCGCGCTCCACCGCATCGCCCAGGGCCTGGACCCGGTGGAACCGCGTGAGGACCTCCCGTACGCGGCCAACTACCTCTACATGCTCACGGGGCAGGAGCCCGATCCTGCCCGGGTCCGGGCGATCGAGCGCTATCTGATCTCCACGATCGACCACGGCTTCAACGCCTCGACCTTCACCGCCCGCGTCATCACCTCCACCGGCGCCGACCTCGCCGCCTGCCTGGCCGGCGCGGTCGGCGCGCTGTCCGGCCCGCTGCACGGCGGCGCCCCCAGCCGGGCCCTGGACACCCTCGACGCGATCGGCACGCCGGACCGTATCGATGACTGGATCCGTGAACGGGTGCTGGCGGGGGAGCGGATCATGGGCTTCGGTCACCCCGTCTACCGCACCGAGGACCCGCGCTCGCGGATGCTGCGCGAGATCGCCCAGGACTTCGGAGGGCCGCTGGTGGACTTCGCGGTCCAGGTGGAGGAGCGGGTCGAGGCGATCCTGGCCGAGCTGAAGCCCGGGCGTGAGCTGCACACCAACGTGGAGTTCTACGCGGGGGTGGTCATGGAGCTGTGCGGGCTGCCGCGCGAGATGTTCACGCCCACCTTCTGTGCGGCCCGCGTGGTCGGGTGGAGCGCCAATATCCTGGAGCAGGCGGAGGACTCGAAGATCATCCGCCCGGCGGCCCGCTATGTCGGCCCGCCCCCGCCGCAGCCGGTGCCCGCCCCGGAGCTCCGGACGGCGGCACGGGCCGGCGAGGGCGGAGGCCCGGCGGGTGAGTGA
- a CDS encoding sucrase ferredoxin, with protein sequence MSTCATASRESAEPMAGTAATARTWLLIEQTGPWGAQALTSSHLDSRVGRTLESAAEGTGVRVALIRRPGRHADCHASLHRRVYVAHTAPGRSWIRTTTLTDPAALLELDFAALGAGEAGTLDGPTDTPTDMSADIPGGGASQALETRRSGGDESGGDEAAGQMSWRPHGGEPLVFVCTNGRRDRCCALLGRPLAAELAADGADTWEVTHIGGHRFSPTLLLLPYGYAYGRASAHLVKEAVEAVRDGRVSLDHCRGRSTWGRPAQAADLAVRELTREERADALDVVRVEQVERVEAASRGEGTGPSWNVTVAHGDGRTWQVAVEQRSDGAPTPASCGAPLGPPARMAVAGITALAA encoded by the coding sequence GTGAGTACCTGCGCTACTGCTTCCCGTGAGTCGGCTGAGCCGATGGCCGGTACCGCTGCCACCGCCCGTACCTGGTTGCTCATCGAGCAGACCGGACCATGGGGCGCCCAGGCCCTGACCAGCAGTCACCTCGATTCTCGTGTCGGACGTACCCTGGAGTCGGCCGCCGAAGGCACCGGCGTACGTGTCGCCCTGATCCGCCGCCCCGGCCGGCATGCCGACTGCCATGCCTCCTTGCACCGGCGCGTCTACGTCGCCCACACCGCCCCGGGCCGTTCCTGGATCCGCACCACCACACTCACCGATCCGGCAGCCTTGCTGGAACTGGATTTCGCGGCCCTGGGCGCGGGGGAGGCCGGGACCCTGGACGGTCCGACGGATACGCCGACGGACATGTCGGCGGATATCCCGGGCGGTGGGGCGTCCCAGGCGCTGGAGACCCGGAGGTCGGGGGGCGATGAATCGGGGGGCGATGAAGCCGCCGGGCAGATGTCATGGCGTCCGCACGGCGGTGAGCCGCTCGTATTCGTCTGCACCAACGGCAGACGCGACCGCTGCTGCGCCCTCCTCGGCCGTCCGCTGGCCGCCGAACTCGCCGCCGATGGAGCCGATACCTGGGAGGTGACCCACATCGGAGGCCACCGCTTCTCCCCCACGCTCCTGCTGCTTCCGTACGGATACGCGTACGGAAGGGCCTCCGCACACCTGGTGAAGGAAGCCGTCGAGGCGGTCCGGGACGGCCGGGTGTCCCTGGACCACTGCCGTGGCCGCTCCACCTGGGGCCGCCCGGCACAAGCCGCCGACCTGGCGGTCCGCGAACTGACCCGCGAGGAGCGGGCGGACGCGCTCGACGTCGTACGGGTCGAGCAGGTCGAGCGGGTCGAGGCAGCAAGCCGGGGCGAGGGCACCGGGCCTTCGTGGAACGTCACCGTGGCACACGGCGACGGACGCACCTGGCAGGTCGCGGTCGAGCAGCGGTCCGACGGCGCACCCACCCCCGCCAGTTGCGGTGCCCCTCTCGGCCCGCCGGCGCGCATGGCCGTCGCCGGCATCACCGCCCTTGCCGCCTGA
- a CDS encoding class I SAM-dependent methyltransferase: MNAHGSDPADFYTGIVAECYAPLKSFSPDAEVYAAFVRETGAPALELGCGDGDPLLALRRRGLDVEGVDSSADMLERCRRRAEEAGVAVTVHHQRMEALDLPRRFQAVFLAGPTFNLLPDDGTAAAALRSIRRHLVDGGAALIPLHIPSPTPAGQVGKVRTAVADDGVELRFSLVSEERDEHLRTQSALVRYERHGDDGSTVVERPWVLHWYTRSGFEELAAAAGLVTVSVTDGNGNAVEGDAAYMVFRLGAEGRC, from the coding sequence ATGAACGCGCATGGATCAGACCCGGCTGATTTCTATACCGGCATCGTCGCGGAGTGCTACGCGCCGTTGAAGTCCTTCTCGCCGGACGCCGAGGTCTATGCGGCCTTTGTGCGCGAGACGGGTGCTCCGGCGCTGGAGTTGGGCTGTGGGGACGGTGATCCGCTGCTCGCTCTTCGGCGGCGCGGCCTGGACGTCGAGGGGGTCGACTCCTCCGCGGACATGCTGGAGCGCTGCCGCCGCCGGGCCGAGGAGGCGGGGGTCGCCGTCACCGTCCACCACCAGCGGATGGAAGCGCTCGACCTGCCACGCCGGTTCCAAGCGGTCTTCCTGGCCGGGCCGACCTTCAACCTGCTGCCGGACGACGGGACCGCCGCTGCCGCCCTGCGGAGCATCCGCCGCCATCTGGTCGACGGCGGTGCCGCGCTGATCCCGCTGCACATCCCGTCTCCCACTCCCGCCGGTCAGGTCGGCAAGGTCCGTACCGCTGTCGCCGACGACGGCGTCGAGCTGCGGTTCTCCTTGGTGTCCGAGGAGCGCGACGAACACCTACGGACCCAGAGCGCCTTGGTGCGCTACGAGCGTCATGGTGACGACGGGAGCACTGTCGTGGAGCGTCCGTGGGTGCTGCACTGGTACACCCGTTCCGGGTTCGAGGAGCTTGCCGCGGCGGCCGGGCTGGTCACGGTGTCGGTAACCGACGGCAACGGCAACGCTGTTGAGGGCGATGCCGCTTACATGGTCTTCCGGCTCGGGGCCGAGGGCCGCTGCTAG
- a CDS encoding sensor histidine kinase, producing the protein MQLAIAAGVTALATGLFLAPLGAELDDQAMHRALAIAQTTAAEPRLADALNSSRPTRDNPLRDRAERIRRATGAEYVVIMDEHGVRWSHPDPEEIGRHVSTDPDAVLSGREVMQIDEGTLGRSARGKVPLRDAGGRIVGAVSVGIAYENVRERLLSTVPALLAYAGGALAVGALAAYLVARRLQRRTHDLAFSDISALLAEREAMLHGIREGFVALDRHGRIRLINDEAQRLLDLRTPEEVTGRSLDAVLPPGRTTDVLAGRVSGADLLAVSGQRVLVANRMPTGDGGAVVTLRDRTELERLGRELDGTRGLIDALRAQDHEHANRLHTLLGLLELGLYEEAVEFVTEAVGVHRATAEQVTERIHDPLLAALVVGKATVATERGVRLSLTAATLLPDRLVDPHGLVTVLGNLIDNALDATAGRRGARVEVEVRVAGPTAVLRVRDNGPGVPENRREVIFTEGWTTKEPPAHGRRGIGLALVRRLAERYGGTAEVGEHPEGGAVFTVTLPDALSGPVTDLDSASDPGPDPDASSATPDDGNGDSHGHRDGDRDRDDSGDMRGGPLVASDGRHPDDPPGAWR; encoded by the coding sequence ATGCAACTGGCCATCGCCGCCGGTGTCACCGCCCTCGCCACCGGCCTCTTCCTCGCGCCGCTCGGCGCCGAGCTGGACGACCAGGCGATGCACCGCGCGCTCGCCATCGCGCAGACCACCGCGGCCGAGCCGCGCCTGGCCGACGCGCTGAACAGTTCCCGGCCGACCCGCGACAACCCGCTCCGGGACAGGGCCGAGCGGATCCGCCGCGCCACCGGGGCGGAGTATGTCGTGATCATGGATGAGCACGGTGTGCGCTGGTCCCACCCCGACCCGGAGGAGATCGGACGGCATGTCTCCACCGATCCCGACGCCGTCCTGTCCGGCCGCGAGGTGATGCAGATCGACGAGGGGACACTCGGCCGGTCCGCGCGCGGCAAGGTGCCGCTACGGGACGCCGGCGGCCGGATCGTCGGCGCCGTCTCCGTCGGCATCGCGTACGAGAACGTGCGGGAGCGGCTCCTGTCGACCGTGCCGGCCCTGCTGGCGTACGCGGGCGGTGCGCTGGCCGTCGGTGCCCTCGCCGCGTATCTGGTGGCCCGCCGGCTTCAGCGCCGCACCCATGACCTGGCCTTTTCCGACATTTCCGCGCTGCTGGCCGAACGGGAGGCGATGCTGCACGGCATCCGTGAGGGCTTCGTCGCACTCGACCGGCACGGCCGCATCCGCCTGATCAACGACGAGGCGCAGCGCCTGCTGGATCTGCGGACACCCGAGGAGGTCACCGGGCGCTCCCTGGACGCCGTGCTGCCCCCGGGGCGCACGACCGACGTCCTGGCGGGGCGGGTGTCCGGCGCGGATCTGCTGGCCGTCAGTGGGCAGCGCGTGCTGGTGGCGAACCGTATGCCCACCGGTGACGGCGGTGCGGTGGTGACCTTGCGGGACCGTACGGAACTGGAACGGCTGGGACGTGAACTGGACGGAACCCGCGGGCTCATAGACGCGCTGCGCGCTCAGGATCATGAGCACGCCAACCGTCTGCACACCCTGCTCGGTCTCCTGGAGCTCGGGCTGTACGAGGAGGCGGTGGAATTCGTGACCGAGGCGGTCGGAGTGCACCGGGCGACGGCCGAGCAGGTCACCGAACGCATCCACGATCCGCTGCTGGCCGCCCTCGTGGTGGGCAAGGCCACGGTCGCCACCGAGCGCGGCGTCCGGCTGAGCCTGACCGCCGCCACCCTGCTGCCCGACCGGCTGGTCGATCCGCACGGCCTGGTCACCGTGCTGGGCAACCTCATCGACAACGCCCTGGACGCCACGGCCGGCCGGCGCGGTGCCCGGGTGGAGGTGGAGGTACGGGTCGCCGGCCCGACCGCCGTGCTGCGGGTCCGCGACAACGGTCCGGGGGTCCCGGAGAACCGTCGCGAGGTGATCTTCACCGAAGGCTGGACGACCAAGGAACCGCCGGCTCATGGGCGGCGCGGCATCGGCCTGGCACTCGTACGCCGGCTCGCCGAGCGTTATGGAGGCACTGCCGAGGTCGGTGAGCACCCCGAGGGGGGCGCGGTGTTCACCGTCACGCTGCCGGATGCGCTCTCCGGTCCGGTGACGGACTTGGACTCGGCCTCGGACCCGGGCCCGGACCCGGACGCGTCCTCCGCGACGCCCGACGACGGCAACGGGGACAGCCACGGCCACCGCGACGGCGACCGCGACCGCGACGACAGCGGTGACATGCGCGGCGGGCCCCTCGTCGCCTCTGACGGCCGACACCCCGACGACCCTCCGGGAGCCTGGCGATGA
- a CDS encoding CobW family GTP-binding protein, with the protein MATPTQQIPVIVLAGFLGSGKTTLLNHLLSRSGGSRIGAVVNDFGSIEIDAMAVAGQVDSMVSLGNGCLCCAVDTSELDEYLDRLARPAARIDVIVIEASGLAEPQELIRMVLASENDRIVYGGLVEVVDAAEFEATRVRHPELDRHVAVADLVVLNKADRIGERERQSLLDTLAELSAATPVVPAAYGRIDPELFFDRKPREDLHEAVRQLSFEDFLREAREEAEEAEGGAEAEGCAPGHGCGAEHEHGPDCGRHLHSGYQSVEFTSEEPMDPRRLMAFLDSRPAGLYRIKGFVHFDVPENRQKFTVHAVGDFLRFYPGPWQRDEPRVTQLVMIGSGIDAPALREELAGCRRTGTPGGAQDADSTADSMWGVLRYVVPSEPADGTEPAYDPTAYDSVAYDPTAYDPSPYDPTA; encoded by the coding sequence TTGGCCACGCCCACACAACAGATCCCGGTCATCGTGCTCGCGGGTTTCCTGGGGTCGGGCAAGACCACCCTGCTCAACCACCTGCTGAGCAGGAGCGGGGGCAGCCGCATCGGGGCCGTCGTCAACGACTTCGGCAGCATCGAGATCGACGCCATGGCGGTCGCCGGGCAGGTCGACTCGATGGTCTCCCTGGGCAACGGGTGCCTGTGCTGTGCGGTGGACACTAGTGAGCTGGACGAGTACCTGGACCGGCTGGCCCGCCCCGCGGCCCGTATCGACGTCATCGTCATCGAGGCCAGCGGCCTGGCGGAACCGCAGGAACTCATCCGTATGGTCCTGGCGAGCGAGAACGACCGCATCGTGTACGGCGGTCTCGTCGAGGTCGTCGACGCGGCCGAGTTCGAGGCCACGCGGGTCAGGCACCCGGAGCTGGACCGGCATGTGGCCGTCGCGGACCTCGTGGTCCTGAACAAAGCTGACCGGATCGGTGAGCGGGAGCGGCAGTCCCTCCTGGACACGCTCGCGGAGCTGAGTGCCGCAACGCCCGTCGTCCCGGCGGCGTACGGGCGGATCGACCCGGAGCTGTTCTTCGACCGCAAGCCGCGCGAGGACCTTCACGAAGCGGTCCGGCAGCTCTCCTTCGAGGACTTCCTCCGTGAGGCGCGGGAAGAAGCGGAGGAAGCGGAGGGAGGGGCGGAAGCGGAAGGCTGCGCTCCGGGGCATGGGTGCGGTGCGGAGCACGAGCACGGTCCGGACTGCGGCCGTCATCTGCACTCCGGTTACCAGAGTGTGGAATTCACCTCCGAGGAGCCCATGGATCCCCGCCGGCTGATGGCGTTCCTCGACAGCAGGCCCGCGGGCCTCTACCGCATCAAGGGCTTCGTCCACTTCGACGTCCCGGAGAACCGCCAGAAGTTCACCGTGCACGCCGTCGGCGACTTCCTGCGCTTCTATCCCGGTCCGTGGCAGCGGGACGAGCCGCGTGTCACCCAGCTCGTCATGATCGGCAGCGGTATCGACGCCCCGGCCCTCCGCGAGGAGCTGGCCGGCTGCCGCCGGACCGGCACGCCGGGGGGAGCCCAGGACGCGGACAGCACGGCGGACAGCATGTGGGGCGTGCTGCGCTACGTCGTCCCGTCCGAGCCTGCGGACGGTACGGAACCGGCGTACGACCCCACGGCGTACGACTCGGTGGCGTACG
- a CDS encoding citrate/2-methylcitrate synthase: MADQGADRMAGERRLTTREAAERLGVKPETVYAYVSRGQLTSHRAPGGRGSTFDAKEVDALARRGGRREPSFGGSEPAVRTGITLISENRCYYRGVDTTELAARYGYEEVAEWLWTGALRPGIRFGAPEEALTAARRAVSALPAHSGPMDRLRVAVTAAAVSDPLRFDLSDQALLATARTLIPTLVDALPPAAEDHSNTSSHSGASSPSGTAAPDRIAHRLWTRLTPEEPDEASARTLDAALVLLIDHDLAASTFAVRVAASARAHPYAVVSAGYGALDGPLHGAASGLAHRMLVEVLERGSAAAVVADHLRAGRRVPGLGHRLYTDEDPRARALFALLADIPRARPALEAAREVVTTTARHTELYANVDLALAVLTVSTGMPAEAGETLFAVARTAGWIAHALEEYQERPLRMRPTGHYQGPRPPQPLP, translated from the coding sequence ATGGCAGATCAAGGAGCTGACCGCATGGCGGGCGAACGGCGACTGACCACCCGAGAAGCGGCCGAGCGGCTCGGTGTGAAGCCGGAGACGGTGTACGCGTACGTGAGCCGTGGCCAGTTGACCAGCCACCGGGCGCCGGGCGGCCGGGGCAGCACCTTCGACGCCAAGGAGGTGGACGCGCTCGCCCGGCGCGGCGGACGCCGCGAGCCCTCCTTCGGCGGCAGCGAACCCGCCGTCCGTACCGGCATCACCCTCATCTCGGAGAACCGCTGCTACTACCGCGGCGTCGACACCACCGAACTCGCGGCCCGGTACGGCTACGAAGAAGTCGCGGAGTGGCTGTGGACCGGCGCACTACGGCCCGGCATCCGCTTCGGCGCCCCCGAGGAAGCCCTGACCGCCGCCCGGCGGGCCGTCTCGGCACTCCCCGCGCACAGCGGGCCCATGGACCGGCTGCGGGTCGCGGTCACCGCGGCGGCGGTGTCCGACCCGCTGCGCTTCGACCTGTCCGACCAGGCCCTGCTGGCCACCGCCCGCACCCTCATCCCCACCCTCGTCGACGCCCTCCCACCCGCCGCCGAAGATCACTCCAACACCTCTAGCCACTCCGGCGCCTCCAGCCCCTCTGGCACCGCCGCCCCCGACCGGATCGCGCACCGCCTGTGGACCCGCCTGACACCCGAGGAACCCGACGAGGCATCAGCGCGCACCCTCGACGCGGCCCTGGTCCTGCTCATCGACCACGACCTGGCCGCCTCGACCTTCGCCGTACGGGTCGCCGCCTCGGCCCGGGCCCACCCGTACGCGGTCGTCTCGGCCGGATACGGCGCACTCGACGGCCCGCTGCACGGCGCCGCCAGCGGCCTGGCCCACCGCATGCTCGTGGAGGTCCTGGAACGGGGCAGCGCGGCGGCGGTGGTGGCGGACCACCTGCGCGCCGGTCGCCGGGTCCCCGGCCTCGGCCACCGCCTCTACACCGACGAGGACCCACGTGCCCGAGCCCTCTTCGCACTCCTTGCGGACATACCGCGTGCCCGTCCGGCCCTGGAGGCGGCGCGCGAGGTCGTCACCACCACCGCCCGGCACACCGAGCTGTACGCCAACGTCGACCTGGCCCTGGCCGTCCTCACGGTCTCCACGGGCATGCCCGCCGAAGCCGGCGAGACGCTCTTCGCCGTGGCCCGTACGGCAGGCTGGATCGCCCACGCACTGGAGGAATACCAGGAACGCCCCCTGCGCATGCGCCCCACCGGCCACTACCAAGGCCCCCGCCCACCCCAGCCCCTCCCCTGA
- a CDS encoding response regulator gives MSDAPIDVLVVDDDVRVAGVNAAYVAKIAGFRVVSLAHTAAEALAALETHPVDLVLLDHYLPDGTGLHLVSRLRQRGLLTDVIMVTAARDIATVQAAMRHGALQYLVKPFTFAGLRSKLEGYAALHRRFEGGGQAEQSEVDRIFGALGAAHAGPAELPKGHSTATADRVRSVLRGAPAPLSAQEVARFAGLSRQTAQRYLKLLERAGRVRLTLRYGETGRPEHRYEWI, from the coding sequence ATGAGCGACGCACCGATCGACGTACTCGTCGTGGACGACGACGTCCGCGTCGCCGGCGTCAACGCGGCGTACGTGGCGAAGATCGCCGGCTTCCGCGTCGTCTCCCTCGCCCACACCGCCGCCGAGGCCCTGGCCGCCCTGGAGACCCACCCCGTCGACCTGGTCCTTCTGGACCACTACCTGCCGGACGGAACCGGGCTCCACCTGGTGTCCCGGCTGCGGCAGCGCGGTCTGCTCACCGACGTGATCATGGTGACGGCGGCCCGCGACATCGCGACCGTCCAGGCCGCCATGCGTCACGGCGCCCTTCAGTACCTGGTCAAGCCCTTCACCTTCGCCGGGCTCCGCTCGAAGCTGGAGGGCTACGCGGCGCTGCACCGCAGGTTCGAGGGCGGCGGGCAGGCCGAGCAGTCCGAGGTGGACCGTATCTTCGGAGCGCTGGGGGCCGCCCACGCCGGTCCCGCCGAGCTGCCCAAGGGGCACTCCACGGCCACCGCCGACCGCGTGCGTTCCGTACTGCGCGGTGCCCCGGCCCCGCTGTCCGCCCAGGAGGTGGCCCGGTTCGCCGGGCTGAGCCGGCAGACCGCTCAGCGCTACCTGAAGCTGCTGGAACGCGCGGGCCGCGTCCGGCTCACCCTCAGATACGGCGAGACCGGACGCCCGGAGCACCGCTACGAGTGGATCTGA
- a CDS encoding histidine kinase encodes MPLNSWTSWPLREALSREGHSGTRLWLGRAARALVMGALLWSALANRTFSDLGLAAVLTGIMLGGLAFWGFFRATLAHRTWPAGGLFVLLVAGAYAFHLAGARVPAIVLWCACGISAMERLPLRLAVPGAVVSLGAYAAANNDDWVTTMATTIGMGLAGYVLRLDAQARGNAQRLLAQERAARKAEAETAALAERGRIAREIHDVLAHSLSAQLVHLEAARLQIQRSTDLEADREQILARVVAARGMAREGLDGTRQALSALRGEMAPVEDYLRHLMAATEGARLEVVGERRELAPEAGLAVRRTAQEALTNVRKHAPGARVTVRLEYADGEVELMVRNRGGRDRPGALAASGSGYGLLGMRERAELLGGTLESGPDEEGFVVRLRVPA; translated from the coding sequence GTGCCACTGAACTCCTGGACGAGCTGGCCCCTACGGGAGGCGCTGTCCCGTGAGGGCCACAGTGGCACCCGGCTCTGGCTGGGGCGCGCCGCCCGCGCCCTGGTGATGGGCGCCCTGCTGTGGAGCGCCCTGGCGAACCGCACCTTCAGCGACCTGGGGCTGGCCGCGGTGCTGACCGGCATCATGCTCGGCGGCCTGGCCTTCTGGGGCTTCTTCCGCGCGACGCTGGCCCACCGGACGTGGCCGGCCGGCGGACTGTTCGTGCTGCTGGTGGCCGGTGCGTACGCCTTCCACCTGGCCGGCGCGCGGGTGCCGGCGATCGTCCTGTGGTGCGCCTGCGGCATCTCCGCGATGGAACGGCTGCCGCTCCGCCTGGCCGTACCCGGAGCCGTCGTGAGCCTGGGCGCCTACGCCGCGGCCAACAACGACGACTGGGTCACGACGATGGCGACCACCATCGGCATGGGGCTGGCGGGTTACGTCCTGCGGCTGGACGCCCAGGCCCGCGGCAACGCCCAGCGGCTGCTGGCGCAGGAGCGCGCGGCCCGCAAGGCCGAGGCGGAGACGGCTGCCCTCGCCGAACGCGGACGGATCGCCCGTGAGATCCACGACGTCCTCGCCCACAGCCTCAGCGCCCAACTGGTGCATCTGGAGGCGGCCCGCCTCCAGATCCAGCGCAGCACGGACCTGGAGGCCGACCGGGAACAGATCCTGGCGCGGGTCGTGGCGGCCCGGGGGATGGCCCGTGAGGGCCTGGACGGCACGCGTCAGGCCCTGTCCGCGCTGCGCGGCGAGATGGCCCCGGTGGAGGACTACCTGCGCCATCTGATGGCGGCCACGGAGGGCGCACGGCTGGAAGTGGTGGGGGAGCGGCGCGAGCTGGCGCCGGAGGCGGGCCTGGCCGTCCGCAGGACCGCGCAGGAGGCGCTGACCAATGTGCGCAAGCACGCGCCGGGCGCCCGGGTGACCGTACGGCTGGAGTACGCGGACGGGGAGGTGGAGCTGATGGTACGGAACCGGGGCGGACGCGACAGGCCCGGCGCGCTCGCGGCCTCCGGATCCGGGTACGGTCTGCTGGGGATGCGGGAACGTGCCGAACTCCTCGGCGGAACGCTGGAGTCCGGCCCCGACGAGGAGGGTTTCGTGGTGCGCTTGCGGGTGCCGGCATGA
- a CDS encoding response regulator transcription factor translates to MTARVVVADDQTVVREGIVMLLGLLPGIEVVGSVGDGDEAVRLVAELAPDVVLMDLRMPRCDGVEATRRIREEHPGTEVVVLTTYADDDSLFPALQAGARGYLTKDADGEEIVKAIEDVLSGHAGLSPQVQRRLLERFAEPVHPSRPATEPPPDGLTAREVEVLRHVAEGLSNPEIARTLHVSTATVKTHINNLFAKAGVRDRAQAIHYAYRHGLAQPPGERPGG, encoded by the coding sequence ATGACGGCGCGAGTAGTGGTCGCCGACGACCAGACCGTGGTGCGTGAGGGAATCGTGATGCTGCTGGGGCTGCTGCCGGGCATCGAGGTCGTGGGTTCGGTAGGGGACGGCGACGAGGCGGTTCGCCTGGTCGCCGAACTGGCGCCGGACGTCGTCCTGATGGACCTGCGGATGCCGCGCTGCGACGGGGTCGAGGCGACCCGGCGCATCCGGGAGGAGCACCCCGGCACCGAGGTCGTGGTGCTGACCACCTACGCCGATGACGACTCGCTCTTTCCGGCGCTCCAGGCCGGGGCACGCGGCTATCTGACCAAGGACGCGGACGGCGAGGAGATCGTCAAGGCCATCGAGGACGTGCTGTCCGGGCACGCCGGCCTCTCCCCGCAGGTGCAGCGGCGGCTGCTGGAACGGTTCGCCGAGCCGGTGCACCCCTCGCGGCCGGCCACGGAGCCGCCCCCCGACGGGCTGACCGCCCGCGAGGTGGAGGTGCTGCGCCATGTCGCCGAAGGGCTCTCGAACCCGGAGATCGCCCGGACGCTGCACGTCTCGACGGCGACGGTCAAGACCCACATCAACAACCTTTTCGCCAAGGCCGGGGTACGGGACCGGGCCCAGGCGATCCACTACGCCTACCGTCACGGGCTCGCGCAACCGCCCGGCGAGCGGCCCGGTGGGTAG
- a CDS encoding DUF1453 domain-containing protein, whose protein sequence is MNGVPDVLVIVAVVAIVLVQQFRPQKLSLDRKSWWVLPAVLAFMALRKPDLLDPAHRTASVALLAVGVITALLTGAVWAWTTRIWTDRDGVTWCQGRAVTFAVWAGGIALRLGLYGVATALGVHQGSPATMVTMAAMLLARTGVLTWRAQGDQATYRVPAGR, encoded by the coding sequence ATGAACGGCGTGCCCGATGTTCTCGTGATCGTCGCCGTTGTCGCGATCGTGCTGGTCCAGCAGTTCAGGCCGCAGAAGCTGTCCCTGGACCGCAAGAGCTGGTGGGTGCTGCCCGCCGTGCTCGCCTTCATGGCGCTGCGCAAGCCGGATCTCCTGGACCCCGCGCACCGTACGGCGTCCGTCGCCCTGCTGGCCGTGGGCGTGATCACCGCCCTGCTGACCGGCGCCGTATGGGCATGGACGACGCGCATATGGACCGACCGGGACGGGGTGACCTGGTGCCAGGGGCGCGCCGTGACCTTCGCGGTATGGGCCGGCGGGATCGCCCTGCGGCTGGGCCTGTACGGCGTCGCGACGGCACTGGGTGTCCATCAGGGCAGCCCCGCCACCATGGTGACCATGGCCGCCATGCTGCTCGCCCGTACCGGCGTCCTGACCTGGCGGGCCCAGGGGGACCAGGCGACGTACCGTGTCCCTGCCGGCCGATGA